The DNA window GGACGCCGCCCGACGCACCCCGTCGGCCGAGACGCTCGGCGCCGAGGGCCCCGACGCGGTGACCGAGGCCTACACCAGCATCGGCGAGGACCTCGCCGCCCGCGGCATCCAGGTGGCCCTCGCCCCGGTGGCCGATGTGGTCGACCCCGATCTCGGCGACGCCAACGGCCCCGTCGGCGCCCTGGGCCGCGGCTTCGGCACCGAGCCGGAGGCCGTGGGCGAGTGCGTCGCCGCGGCCACGGAGGCGCTCGCCGCGCAGGGGGTCGGGGCGAGCCTGAAGCACTTCCCGGGCCTCGGTCGGGTCGAGGAGAACACGGACTTCTCCGCCGAGGGCATCGAGGACCCGGTCACCGGATCCGGCGACCCGTTCCTGGAGTCCTTCCGGGCGGGGATCGAGGCGGGCGCGGGCATGGTCATGATGTCCTCGGCGATCTACCCTCGCCTCGAGCCCGAGGTGCCCGCGATGTTCTCCTCCGCCGCGATCGAGGACCTGCTGCGCGGCGAGCTGGGCTTCACCGGGCTGGTGATCACCGATGACATCGGCGCCGCGAAGGCCGTCGCCGCGGTGCCCGTGCCCGATCGCGCCACCCGGCTGCTCGCCGCCGGCGGCGACGTGGTCCTCACCGCCGACGCCTCGCTCACCGGCGAACTGGTCGACGCGATCGAGGCCTGGGCCGAGGAGAGCGAGGAGCAGGCGCGGAGGGTGGAGGAGTCCGCCGGACGCATGCTCGCGCTCAAGGAGCAGCTGGGGCTGCTCGAGGGGTGACGACCCCGACCCTGCCGCCCGAGGAGCTCAGGTGTCCAGGGTGATCAGGTGGTTCAGCGGACCGTGACCGCCGTCCGTCCGCGAGAGCGCCCAGTCCTGGGCGTTCTCGGTGGCGCTCGCGACGAACTCGCGGGCCGAGGCGACGATGGTGACCATGTCGTCGTCGGTCCCGGCCTCGCCGATCTCCCCCAGCTCCCCCGCCCGATCGAAGCCGGCGATGCGGGCCAGCTGCGCCGCGATCGCGGCGGAGAGCGTGGTGCCCGCGCCGCGGACCCGTCGGCCCGCCACCCGGCGACCGCGCAGCAGGTCCGTGCCACCCTCGTGGACCAGCACGTCCACGACGTCCTCGCCCTCGAGGCCGCCGCCGGTGATCAGCACCGAGCCCGGCCCCCGTGCCTGCAGGGCCAGGGCCTGGTCCCGCATCTCCTCGATCGAGGTGGCCAGCGGGCGTCCCAGCAGCTGCGCCGCCTCCGCCATCGTCGGGGTGAGCACGTCCACGAGCGGCAGCAGCGCCGTGCCGAGCGCGGCCGCCCCCTCGGCAGAGATCAGCGGGGTGCCGTGGGCGCTGACCATGACCGGGTCCAGGACGATCCGCCCCAGCCGGTCGCGATGGGCCCGCACCGCACCGGCGACCGCCTCGACCACGGCCGCGCTGCCGAGCGCACCGATCTTGGTGACGTCCAGTCGGAGATCCTCCGCGACGGCATCGATCTGCCCGCGCACGACCTCCGCGGGCAGCGGATGGGTGCCGTGGACCTTCTGGGCGGTGACGGTGGTGACCATGGTGACGGCGCTGGCGCCATAGGCACCCAGCGCCGTGAACGTCTTCAGATCCGCCTGGACGCCACCGGCCCCGTCGGACTCCGAGGCGGCGATCGTCAGGACGAGGGGCGGGCGCATGCAGTCTCCATTTCTCGGGCGGGTCGCGGCGCCGAGCCGGCTCCGTCTGCGGAGGGTACCAAGGGGGTCTGGCCGATTCCGGTGGTCGCAGCGCATCCCTTCCCCTCGTCCGCACTATCCTGACCCTCGATGTACGGGCCGGGCATGCGAGAATCTCCCGGGGCGCAGGCACGGGTGGTGCCGGAGCACGACGCTCCGGGTCGGGGAGGTGAGGATGAGTCAGGACGCAGGCAGCGGGCAGCAGCCGGGAGGCGACGGCCTGCCCGATTTCTCCACCTCCGCCACGCCGTCCCAGGCGGGACTCGACGCTGGCCACGGCCCGTCCACCCTCGGCGCGCCGAGCGAGCGCGCCCTGCGCCGCTCCCGCACCACCATGCTGTCCGTCATCGGCGGCACGGTCGTGCTGCTGGCCGTCCTCGCCCTGGTGCTCTCCCAGACCGTCTTCCGCTCCGTCCTGGACGATCCGGACGAGACCGCCTACCCGACCGCCGGGCGCTCGGCGGAGGGGCAGTCCGAGTACGTGCCCGATCCGGAGGACCCGGACATCGCCCCTCCCCCGCCGATCTTCACCCAGTCACCGACGACCGACTGCACCATCCCCGAGTACACGCAGCCGGGGCCGACGACCGCCCCCGGCACCGTTCGCGGCGGCGGCCTGCAGTACACCTCCCCGGACAGCTGGGGCAGCGGATGGGCCTCCGACTCCCTGCCGTACATGACGGAGATCGGGGCCGACGCCCGCCTGGTCGAGGGCAACTGGTACAGCGTGGTGAACCTGGGCAGGGTCTCCTTCCCGGAGGACGAGGGCGGTTACCCCGGGCTCGAGAAGTCCGCCGTCGCGATCTTCCAGTGCTACGCCACCACGGCCGGCGTCGTCTCCTTCTTCGGGGAGGCTCCGGAGGTGACCGACTACCGCTCCGAGGCGACCACCGTGGACGGCACGGCAGCCTGGATCGTGCAGGCCACCTATCACTTCGAGGACCCCGATGTGCTGGAGTCCTCGAGCGCCTCGATCGTCACCTCGATCGTCGTGGACACCCCGGAGGGCCCCAGCGCGCTCGCGAGCGATGTCGCCGCCGATCAGCCCGAGCATGCCCAGGATCTCGAAGACATCATCGCCAGCCTCGACGTCGTCGAGTGAGCGCCGGACGAGACCCCGCCGAAGGAGCCCCCGTGCACACCGGACCGCAGTTCCCCACCTCCCCCCAGCAGGCGCCCGGCCCCGGCGGCCGCGGATCCACCCTGCTCATCGGAGGGATCGCCTTCGCCGTCGTGTTCCTGCTGGTGGTCGGCGTGACCGTGGGGTACCTGGTGTTCCGGCCCACCGGCGACCCGATCGCCGACCCTCCCACCTCCGCGAGCACCGAGTCCGGGGCCTCCGACGGGTCGGCCTCCGCGACACCCACCGAGGTCGAGGAGGAGCGCTGCTGGATCCCGGAGGCGGAGCGGGAGTCCCAGAACCCCTCGGGCAAGCTGCGCGGCGGCGGGTTGCAGTACATCCCGCCGTCGAGCTTCAAGGAGCGCGGCGCACCGTACTGGATCGCCTATGCGAACGATCTCCAGGGGGCGCAGGCCCTGGTCGAGGCGACGTGGTACTCCACCTCCTTCGTGGGCAAGATCGAGTGGCAGCCGGGCATCGAGTACCCCGGGGCGGAGGTTGCCTCCCAGAAGATCGTGGACTGCTTCTTCTACAAGGCGAACTGGGGAGACACCACGGGCAGGACCCTGGATGACAAGGTCACCGTCCCGGTGACGATCGCCGGGATGTCGGGCTATCGGACCACCGCCACCGTCAACTTCGCCACCGACCCCCTCGAGAAGACCGACGCCACCGCCCTGGACATCGTCGTGCTGGACACACCCGAGGGCCCGAGCCTCTTCGGCACCGAGACGGCCGTGGGCGTCACGGAGCACGAGAAGGCGGCCGAGGAGGCCTACGAGTCCCTCACCGGGATCGGCTGAGCGGCTCCGCAGCCCTCAGACGACGGCGCAGCCCTCAGACGACGGCGGAGGCCAGCCGGCAGAGGTTGTCGATGATCTGCATCCCGCGGGGCCGCTGCCGCCACTCCTCGAGGGTGAGCTCGCGGCTGCGGGAGCGATAGGTCGCCTCCACCTCGCGGATCTTCTCCATCGCATCGGTGCCCCCGATCATCAGCGAGCACTCCATCTGCAGCACGAACGAGCGGATGTCCATGTTCGAGGATCCGATGACGCTCACCGAGTCGTCGATGCTCACGTGCTTGGCATGGAGGATGGTCGGAGCCCGGTAGAGCCAGATCTTCACCCCCGCCTCCAGCAGCACGGAGTAGTAGGAGCGCTGGGCGTGGAAGACCAGGAACTGGTCCCCGATCTCGGAGACGAACAGCTCCACCGCCACTCCGCGCCGGGCGGCGGTGACCAGCGCCTCGAGCATCGACTCATCCGGCACGAAGTACGGCGAGACCGCGACGATGCGCTCGGTGGCCGAGTAGAAGAGCTGGTTGAACAGCGCCAGGTTGTTCTCCGCGACGAAGCCCGGGCCGCTGGGCACCAGCTGGCACTCGTAGGTGCCCGAGGTGTCCGGGGAGTGCCGCACCACGGTCTCCTCGGGGAGTGTCTGGTCGGACTCGTAGTACCAGTCGGTGGCGAACAGCAGGTTCAGCTCCGAGACGATCGGGCCGCGGAAGCGCGCCATCGTCTCCTGCCAGTGCAGACCGCGCCGGATGTTCGAGGGCTTGTCGTAGTGGGCGGCGATCATGTTCTGGCTGCCCATCCAGCCCACCTCGCCGTCGACGATCACCATCTTGCGGTGGTTGCGCAGGTCGGGTCGCTGGAAGGCGCCGTCGCGGATCGGCTGGATCGGGTTCATCGGGAAGTGTTCGATGCCGTGGTCGTCGAGCCGGCGCCGCATCGCCCGGTACTGCGCGCCGTGGCTGAGCGCGCCCCAGTGGTCGTAGAGGACGCGCACGGCGATGCCGGCGTCGGCCCGGTCGCAGAGGGCGGCGAAGAACTCCTCGGTGACCTCGTCGAGGCCCATGATGTAGAAGAGCACGTGCACGCTCTCCTGCGCGGCGCGCACGTCGGCGGCCATCGCCGAGATCGAGGTGTCGTAGTCGATCTCGAGATCCGCGGAGTTGTTGCCGGTCAGCGGGAAAGCGCCGAGCTCACGATTGAGCCGCACCGCGGACTGCAGCCAGCTGGGGGCGTCCTCGTCGAGCTCGCTGTCGGGGATGTCGTGGGCCCGCACGCGCATCAGGCGGTTGATGGCCTGCTGCTTCTCCCGGCGGCGGCGCGGGAGCTGGGCCTTGCCGAGCATCAGATACAGCGGGAACCCGACCAGCGGGAGAACCATGATCGCGAGCAGCCAGGCGATCGCGGACCCGGGCCGACGGTTGCGCGGCACCACCACGAGGCTCACCAGACGCAGCAGGACGTCGAGCGTCCAGTACACGTAGGGCAGCACGACCAGCCCCTCGTGCGTCACCCACTGCCACACCTCGGCCATCGACGGTCCTCTCACAGGGGGAAAGCAGAACGGCGGGCCCCGGAAGGGGCCCGCCGTCGAGCATACGGTCGCCGGCTGTGCCGGCGTCGGGATCAGTCGTTGCCGCGCAGGATCGCGAGGATTCGCAGGATCTCGACGTACAGCCACACCATGGTGACCGTGACCCCGAAGGCGAGGCGCCAGGCGTACTTGCGCGGCATCCCGGACTCGGCGGCGTGCTGGACGTCCTCGAAGTCCATCACCAGCGAGTAGGAGGCCATCACCACGGCGAGGCCGCCGATGGCCAGGCCCAGCACGCCGTCACGGAGGTTCTGGCCCGTGGCGAGCATGAGGCCGATGTTGACGAGGCCGAACAGCATGTACGCGATCATCGCGACCATGAAGATCTTGTTCAGCCGGGGCGAGGTGCGCAGGACGCCCACCCGGAAGAGCACCAGCACGGTGCCGGCCACGGCGAGGGTTCCCACCACGGCCTGCAGGGCGATGCCGGGGAAGTAGAACTCCATCGAACCGCTGATGCCGCCGAGGAACAGACCCTCGAAGAGGGCGTAGGCCAGCACGGCGATCGGCGAGGGCTGCTTCTTGAAGATGTTGACCAGCGCGGCGACGAGCCCGCCGAGGACGCCGATGATCGTCGCGGCACCGGCGATCAGCAGGCCCGCCTGGGCACCGGCGTCGCCGGCCACGAGCGCCAGGGCGTAGGGCAGGATCGCGATGGCGAAGCCCACCACGACGACCAGCCCGAGGGTCGCGGTGATGGCGTTCAGCGCGTCCTTGATGGTCATCCTGCCGGTGTCGTGACCGGTCGCGGAGGGACGGGCGTACATCGCCTCGAGCGAGTCCGCTCCCTGGGCGCTCCGGGCGCCCTGCTGGGCGAAGCCGGAGGACCACTGGGTGTCCTGGGCGGGGGCGGCCTGCGCGGAGCGGCCGAACTGGGGGGCGCTGTAGTTCGCATCGCCGCGGACGGCCTGGTCGCGGCCGAACACGATGTTGTGGCGTGCCATGAGACTCCTCAGATGGGATCGGGGGTCCGTGCCGGACGCCGTGGCGCTCCGCAGGACCGACCCGTTCATCGTACCGGCGGAGTCCGGGAACCCGCTGTGTGCCCTCTGCGCTCCGAGCGAACCCCGTCGCGACCGCGGTCGGAGATCAGCGCGCGGCCGCGGCAAGCGCCTGGTCGAGATCCTCGAGGAGGTCCGAGAGGTCCTCGATGCCCACGCTCAGGCGCAGCAGCTCCTCGGAGATCCCGGCGCTGCGCCGCGCCTCGTCGGTCATCGCCTCGTGCGTCATCGTCGCCGGACGGCAGATGAGGGACTCGACCCCGCCCAGGCTCACCGCATAGGCGGGGTAGCGCAGCGCCCGGAGGAAGGCGACCCGGTCCAGTCCCTCGGCCAGCTCGAAGGAGAGCACGGCCCCGGTGCCGGTGGCCTGCGAGGCGTGGATGCGGGCCTCCTCCTCGCTGTGGGAGCCGGGGTACCAGACCTGGGCGATGTCCTCGCGGCTCCGCAGATGCGCCACGATCGCCTCGGCGTTGGCCTGCTGGCGCTCGATCCGCAGCGGCAGGGTCTTGATGGCCTGGATGAGCCGGAAGCTGTCCTGCGGGGAGAGCACCCCGCCCTGCGCCTTCTGGGCGAGGGCGAAGGCCGCGGCGAGAGAATCGTCGTTCGTGGTCACGGCCCCGGCGAGCAGGTCCGAGTGCCCGGCGAGGTACTTGGTCGCGGACTGCACGACGATGTCGACGCCCAGCTCGAGGGGCCGCTGCAGCACCGGCGACATGAAGGTGTTGTCCACGATCACGAGGGCGTCATGGCGGTGTGCGAGCTCGACGATGCGTCGCAGGTCGGTGATGCGCAGCGTGGGGTTCGCCGGGGTCTCGACGAAGACCGCCCGGGTGCTCGGGGTGAAGTCCTCATCGCTCAGCGCGCCGAGGTCGTCCACGAAGCGACCGGTGATCCCGCGGCCGGGGAGGACCAGGTCCACGAAGCGGTAGGTGCCGCCGTAGACGCTCGCGGGCAGCAGCACCTCGTCGCCCACCACCAGGGTGGACAGGGACGCGGCGGTGGCCGCCATGCCGGAGGCGAAGGCGAAGCCGTGGGCGGCGCCGTCGAGCGCGGCCAGGACCGTCTCGAGCTGGGCGCGGGTGGGGTTCGCGCCGCGCTGGTAGGCGTACTCGCCGTCCTCGTCGGCCCGGTCGAGCTCGAAGGTCGAGGAGAGGTGCACCGGCGGGACCACGGCTCCGTGCTCGAAGTCCTTCAGGGTGTGGACGGCGGCGGTCTGGATGTGCACGGCAGCTCCTGGATCCTCGGTTCTCGGCTCGTGATCACCGTAGGACCGCACCTCGCCGCCGCACGGCTTCCGTGACCGACTGTGACGGCGGAGCGCTCAGGAGCCGCAGGTCGCCGGAACGGCCTCGTCGTCCGCCTCCAGCACCTCGGCCTCCAGCACCTCGGCCTCCTGCTCCCCGATCTCGATGACGGGCAGGGATCCGGTGTAGGTGTCCTCGTGCTCGCGCAGCACCGCCAGGGTGCGCCGCGAGCGCAGCTTCAGCGCCACCAGGGTGGCGGTGACCATCGCGAAGCCGATGCTCGCCAGCACGATCGCGACCACCATCGGGGCGCGGAAGCCCAGGCCGCCGGCGATCACGGCGCCGCCGAGGGCGGCACCGAGCGCGTTGGCGACGTTGAACGCGGCGTGGTTCAGGGAGGCGCCGAGCACCTCGGAGCGGTGCGCCACCCGGATCAGCCAGGTCTGCAGCGCCGGACCCAGGGCGGAGTTGGCGGCGTTGACCGCGAAGAACAGGACCAGCAGGCCCCACGGCGATCCCGGGGCCGCGAAGAACAGCCCCACCAGCGCGGCGATGTAGACGGGGAATCCCAGCAGCAGGGTGCCGCGCAGGGAGCGGTCGGTGGTGATCCCGCCGATGATGTTGCCGAGGGTCATGCCCAGTCCGGCCGCGGCGAGCACCCAGGGCACCATGGCGGTCGAGGCGCCGGAGACCTGCGTGGCGATGTCCGCGACGTAGCTGAAGACCGCGAACCCGCCGGCGAAGCCCACGGCCGCGATGCCCATGACGATCCACAGCTGCACGCGGCGCAGGGCCAGCAGCTCGTCCAGCGCCCGACGGCCCGGCACGGCGGGCTGCGCGGGCACGGCCGCCCGCAGGGCGAGCACGGTCGCGACGAAGATCCCGGTGATCACGAGGTAGACCACGCGCCAGCCCACGGCCTGGCCGAGGGCGGTCATGAGCGGAACGCCCACGAGGTTCGCGACCGTCAGCCCGGACAGCGCCACGGCCACGCCCTTGCCCTGGCTGCCCGGCCCCATCAGGGAGGCGGCGAGCAGGGAGGCCACGCCGAAGTAGGCGCCGTGCGGCAGCCCGGCGAGGAAGCGGGCGGCGAGGGTGAGCTCGTAGGTGGGCATCAGCGCGGAGAGCACGGTGCCGACGGCCAGCGCGACGGCCAGCGCGGTGATCATCGTGGTGCGGCTCCAGCGCACGGACAGCAGGGCGAGCACGGGCGCTCCGACGACCACGCCGAGGGCGTAGGCGGTGATCAGGTGACCGGCGCGGGCGATGCCGGCCGCGGGGTCCGCGGCCATGTGTGGCCCGAGCAGGCCGTGCGCGATCCCGGGGAGCAGGCCCATGGTGGCGAACTCGGAGGCCCCGATGCCGACGCCGCCGAGGGCGAGGGCGAGCAGGGCGAAGGTGCGGCGGCGGGCGGAGAGCTCGTGGGGCGCTGGGGTGACGGTGGGGGCCGGGGCGGGCCGCGTGTCGGCGGTGAGCGTCATGGGAGGTCCTCGACGATCGGAGGTGCAGGGTCAGGAGGGGCGTCGTCGACCGAGGACCCACCTTAAGCCAACGCTGTTGCGTTAAGTCAAGGGGGCGACGGACCGGATCCGCATCACACGGGATCCGCGCCGGCCGCCGTGCGAGGATGAGCGCCGTGAGACCGACCGGACCGCTGGACCGCGTGGCAGGCGCCCATGACGCCGCCGTGCTCGCCGTCGCGCGCCGCGGGGAGCCGGTCGCTCGGGCCGGTCTCGCCGACGCCCTGCAGGTCACACCCCAGGCGATCTCGAAGATCCTCACCCGGCTGATGGACCGCGGGCTGATGACGGAGAGCGGCTCCTACTCCTCCGGCCCCGGCAAGCCCACCACGCTGTACCGGATCGTGCCCGGGTCCCGCCGGGCGATCGGACTCCACCTGACGCGCTCGCGCCTGCACGGCGTCGTGGCGGACCTCACCGGGCAGGTCCTCGAGCGCCACGACGCCGGCATCGACCCCGATCTCGGCGCCGCCGCCCTGGTCGACGTCCTCGCCCGCGCCACCCGGGAGCTGGCGGGGAAGGGCGACGGCGAGCTGCTCGGCGTGGGCGTGGGGATGCCGGGGCCGGTGGACCCCGTCAGCGGCACCCACCTCGGATCCACCAGCTCCACCGAGGGTTGGCGCGGGGCCTCGATCCGGGACCTGCTGCTGGCCGAGCTCGGCATGCCCGTTCTCG is part of the Brachybacterium ginsengisoli genome and encodes:
- a CDS encoding glycoside hydrolase family 3 N-terminal domain-containing protein, producing MRRRHLLALAPVAALAACTADDPSTGTPDGGSSDGGSDGGSSGPSAEPTSEDPTTEPTPDPPTAAELLLEDLTPRELAGQLVLVGIPAGGEIPEEVLGDHHAGGIFLLQVWESAEAVESTVATARERSRADLPPLIAVDQEGGQVRMLRGDAARRTPSAETLGAEGPDAVTEAYTSIGEDLAARGIQVALAPVADVVDPDLGDANGPVGALGRGFGTEPEAVGECVAAATEALAAQGVGASLKHFPGLGRVEENTDFSAEGIEDPVTGSGDPFLESFRAGIEAGAGMVMMSSAIYPRLEPEVPAMFSSAAIEDLLRGELGFTGLVITDDIGAAKAVAAVPVPDRATRLLAAGGDVVLTADASLTGELVDAIEAWAEESEEQARRVEESAGRMLALKEQLGLLEG
- the thiD gene encoding bifunctional hydroxymethylpyrimidine kinase/phosphomethylpyrimidine kinase; the encoded protein is MRPPLVLTIAASESDGAGGVQADLKTFTALGAYGASAVTMVTTVTAQKVHGTHPLPAEVVRGQIDAVAEDLRLDVTKIGALGSAAVVEAVAGAVRAHRDRLGRIVLDPVMVSAHGTPLISAEGAAALGTALLPLVDVLTPTMAEAAQLLGRPLATSIEEMRDQALALQARGPGSVLITGGGLEGEDVVDVLVHEGGTDLLRGRRVAGRRVRGAGTTLSAAIAAQLARIAGFDRAGELGEIGEAGTDDDMVTIVASAREFVASATENAQDWALSRTDGGHGPLNHLITLDT
- the cls gene encoding cardiolipin synthase translates to MAEVWQWVTHEGLVVLPYVYWTLDVLLRLVSLVVVPRNRRPGSAIAWLLAIMVLPLVGFPLYLMLGKAQLPRRRREKQQAINRLMRVRAHDIPDSELDEDAPSWLQSAVRLNRELGAFPLTGNNSADLEIDYDTSISAMAADVRAAQESVHVLFYIMGLDEVTEEFFAALCDRADAGIAVRVLYDHWGALSHGAQYRAMRRRLDDHGIEHFPMNPIQPIRDGAFQRPDLRNHRKMVIVDGEVGWMGSQNMIAAHYDKPSNIRRGLHWQETMARFRGPIVSELNLLFATDWYYESDQTLPEETVVRHSPDTSGTYECQLVPSGPGFVAENNLALFNQLFYSATERIVAVSPYFVPDESMLEALVTAARRGVAVELFVSEIGDQFLVFHAQRSYYSVLLEAGVKIWLYRAPTILHAKHVSIDDSVSVIGSSNMDIRSFVLQMECSLMIGGTDAMEKIREVEATYRSRSRELTLEEWRQRPRGMQIIDNLCRLASAVV
- a CDS encoding Bax inhibitor-1/YccA family protein translates to MARHNIVFGRDQAVRGDANYSAPQFGRSAQAAPAQDTQWSSGFAQQGARSAQGADSLEAMYARPSATGHDTGRMTIKDALNAITATLGLVVVVGFAIAILPYALALVAGDAGAQAGLLIAGAATIIGVLGGLVAALVNIFKKQPSPIAVLAYALFEGLFLGGISGSMEFYFPGIALQAVVGTLAVAGTVLVLFRVGVLRTSPRLNKIFMVAMIAYMLFGLVNIGLMLATGQNLRDGVLGLAIGGLAVVMASYSLVMDFEDVQHAAESGMPRKYAWRLAFGVTVTMVWLYVEILRILAILRGND
- a CDS encoding trans-sulfuration enzyme family protein, with protein sequence MHIQTAAVHTLKDFEHGAVVPPVHLSSTFELDRADEDGEYAYQRGANPTRAQLETVLAALDGAAHGFAFASGMAATAASLSTLVVGDEVLLPASVYGGTYRFVDLVLPGRGITGRFVDDLGALSDEDFTPSTRAVFVETPANPTLRITDLRRIVELAHRHDALVIVDNTFMSPVLQRPLELGVDIVVQSATKYLAGHSDLLAGAVTTNDDSLAAAFALAQKAQGGVLSPQDSFRLIQAIKTLPLRIERQQANAEAIVAHLRSREDIAQVWYPGSHSEEEARIHASQATGTGAVLSFELAEGLDRVAFLRALRYPAYAVSLGGVESLICRPATMTHEAMTDEARRSAGISEELLRLSVGIEDLSDLLEDLDQALAAAAR
- a CDS encoding MFS transporter is translated as MTLTADTRPAPAPTVTPAPHELSARRRTFALLALALGGVGIGASEFATMGLLPGIAHGLLGPHMAADPAAGIARAGHLITAYALGVVVGAPVLALLSVRWSRTTMITALAVALAVGTVLSALMPTYELTLAARFLAGLPHGAYFGVASLLAASLMGPGSQGKGVAVALSGLTVANLVGVPLMTALGQAVGWRVVYLVITGIFVATVLALRAAVPAQPAVPGRRALDELLALRRVQLWIVMGIAAVGFAGGFAVFSYVADIATQVSGASTAMVPWVLAAAGLGMTLGNIIGGITTDRSLRGTLLLGFPVYIAALVGLFFAAPGSPWGLLVLFFAVNAANSALGPALQTWLIRVAHRSEVLGASLNHAAFNVANALGAALGGAVIAGGLGFRAPMVVAIVLASIGFAMVTATLVALKLRSRRTLAVLREHEDTYTGSLPVIEIGEQEAEVLEAEVLEADDEAVPATCGS
- a CDS encoding ROK family transcriptional regulator, which codes for MSAVRPTGPLDRVAGAHDAAVLAVARRGEPVARAGLADALQVTPQAISKILTRLMDRGLMTESGSYSSGPGKPTTLYRIVPGSRRAIGLHLTRSRLHGVVADLTGQVLERHDAGIDPDLGAAALVDVLARATRELAGKGDGELLGVGVGMPGPVDPVSGTHLGSTSSTEGWRGASIRDLLLAELGMPVLVDHDSRAALVGESWSQPGLLDNSVLVLAEEGLGAALRLDGTIVHGAHSRAGEAGHMVVQMGGEPCPCGRRGCAQVEYLSALQDGDPGRAAEVLATVVLNLVRLVDVDRVVLGGRSVHEHHRATMEAIRGALEQGLHEGEALHVEVLLSTRGADLIAAGAACQVLEHEYGLPTTLVGPDSR